In Colletotrichum higginsianum IMI 349063 chromosome 3, whole genome shotgun sequence, a genomic segment contains:
- a CDS encoding Short-chain dehydrogenase → MGIPANMKTVLITGCTPGGIGHALAKEFHAKVTSWPGLHVIATARRPEVLKDLSDLGLTTLPLDVTNAESIAACKKDITELTGGRLDFLVNNAGLTHTVPATDIDMDEVRQTFETNVFGVMAMVQAFVPLLIPARGLIIMISSLSSISPYVFGSVYTATKGALNSYSRTLRQELRPFGVRVMVSMTGTVKSQIAKLNRELPPNSLYARAKDVYIKRLTFSQNNATVSTEEFAQQLVAEALKGEGWLGGWLGGARNWFWAGGMAGTVWFVRLLFGEWLLDELSYRKFELPKLEAIVKKEGVKRSD, encoded by the exons ATGGGCATCCCAGCAAACATGAAGACGGTGTTGATCACCGG CTGCACCCCGGGGGGAATCGGCCACGCCTTGGCCAAGGAGTTTCATGCCAAAG TAACCTCGTGGCCAGGACTCCACGTCATCGCAACAGCCCGTCGGCCCGAAGTGCTCAAAGACTTGAGCGACCTGGGCCTGACGACCCTTCCGCTTGATGTGACGAACGCCGAGAGCATCGCCGCCTGCAAGAAGGATATTACAGAGCTGACGGGAGGTCGTCTCGACTTTCTCGTCAACAACGC AGGTCTGACCCACACCGTACCGGCTACCGAtatcgacatggacgaggtTCGACAGACATTTGAGACGAACGTGTTCGGTGTCATGGCCATGGTCCAGGCTTTTGTACCCCTGTTGATCCCAGCTCGAggcctcatcatcatgatcagcagccttTCTTCCATCTCGCCCTACGTCTTCGGTTCGGTGTACACGGCGACCAAAGGAGCCCTGAACTCCTACAGCCGCACTCTTCGCCAGGAGCTGCGTCCTTTTGGTGTCCGTGTCATGGTCTCCATGACCGGAACCGTCAAGAGCCAGATCGCCAAGCTCAACCGCGAGCTGCCGCCCAACTCCCTCTATGCTCGGGCCAAAGACGTGTACATCAAGCGCCTGACGTTTTCTCAAAACAACGCGACTGTCTCAACCGAGGAGTTTGCCCAGCAACTTGTCGCGGAGGCCTTGAAAGGCGAAGGCTGGCTGGGCGGCTGGCTTGGTGGTGCCAGAAACTGGTTCTGGGCCGGCGGTATGGCTGGAACAGTCTGGTTTGTCAGGCTGCTCTTCGGGGAGTGGTTGCTGGATGAGCTCTCCTACAGAAAGTTTGAACTGCCCAAACTCGAAGCAATCGTCAAAAAGGAGGGAGTGAAACGGTCGGACTAG
- a CDS encoding Fatty acid hydroxylase, with the protein MSSTTTTTAPPAVRIQRTDPMKSTWRRGDRRTWKIGNWIIERLGLYHDELDQPAPVHTKQDAVPYVPHWQYHRWILLHATIPLLIHQAFVSMTGWTIHPLAAFVYYSFAIKVIAIHQINTMRGLGQRYGYLDGDKHERDGVPDQSVKAVLESLISTATFRSMMAVILAYRSHESPMTVNWKLLPLEIGLYGVVLDFWFYWYHRLMHEVDSLWKYHRTHHLAKHPNPLLTLFADSEQEFFDIAFIPFLTWATLRLLGLPMGFYDWWFCQEYVIFTELIGHSGLRIYATTPTPFARPLQWLGCELVLEDHDLHHRKGWKTSGNYGKHTRLWDRIFGTCMERIECADGAADYTNTVVIPLL; encoded by the coding sequence ATGTCTTCTACCACCACGACCACGGCTCCCCCAGCCGTACGCATCCAAAGGACGGATCCCATGAAGTCGACATGGAGACGAGGCGACCGACGTACATGGAAAATTGGCAACTGGATCATCGAGCGACTTGGGTTGTACCACGATGAGCTGGACCAGCCGGCACCCGTCCACACCAAACAAGATGCTGTGCCATATGTCCCACATTGGCAATACCATCGGTGGATTCTTCTCCATGCGACTATCCCCCTCCTCATTCACCAGGCGTTCGTGTCCATGACGGGATGGACCATTCATCCACTGGCAGCCTTTGTATATTATAGTTTTGCCATCAAAGTCATCGCCATTCACCAAATCAACACCATGCGGGGACTCGGGCAGCGCTATGGCTACCTCGACGGTGACAAACACGAACGCGACGGCGTGCCGGATCAAAGCGTCAAAGCGGTCCTGGAGTCCCTCATCTCGACAGCGACGTTCAGGTCAATGATGGCCGTCATCTTGGCGTACCGAAGTCACGAGTCGCCCATGACGGTCAACTGGAAGCTTCTGCCATTGGAGATCGGGCTCTACGGCGTGGTGCTCGACTTCTGGTTTTACTGGTACCATCGCCTCATGCACGAGGTTGATTCCTTGTGGAAGTATCACCGGACTCACCACTTGGCCAAACACCCGAACCCTCTGTTGACTCTGTTTGCGGATAGTGAACAAGAGTTCTTCGACATTGCTTTCATTCCCTTTTTGACTTGGGCGACTCTCCGGCTCCTTGGACTGCCGATGGGCTTTTACGACTGGTGGTTCTGTCAAGAATACGTCATCTTCACCGAGTTGATTGGGCACAGTGGACTGCGCATCTATGCCACAACTCCGACTCCCTTTGCGAGGCCTCTGCAGTGGCTTGGGTGTGAGCTGGTTCTGGAGGATCATGACCTGCATCATCGAAAGGGGTGGAAAACCAGTGGGAATTACGGCAAACACACGAGACTGTGGGACCGTATCTTCGGGACTTGCATGGAGCGGATAGAATGTGCAGACGGCGCCGCGGACTACACGAACACGGTGGTGATACCTCTGCTCTAA
- a CDS encoding Major facilitator superfamily transporter produces the protein MSSNTTSWLTRLAEESGFTSILGSCRDTKVLCLQRFVRLFAYGASFLILVHFLSSLGFSDERIGLFMTLTLLGDVVISFLLTAITDQVGRRKILAAGAILMVMSGLVFSWSGNYWVLVAASIVGVISPSGNEIGPFRAVEESILAQLTDREKRSDIFAWYTLFGTAGAALGTLTCGWVVQALENAKSWTQHESYRVVFLIYAGLGLLKLMLIFSLTSGVEVADSSVVRTSGERQQLLADDSDGQQENRPRSSTDERRPTPTLLERLRALVPYISPLSRSILFRLLLLFCIDSFASGMASPSWLTYFFTTVHSLQPGSLGTLFLVTNLLATISNLAALPLARRLGPLKTMVFTHLPSAVFLSMIPLPSPGPVGTWAAMGFLSLRACTQSMDQAPRQAFLAAAVLPSERTAVLGVVNIIKTLAQAGGIGSAGFLSGKHLWVVVLSGAGVLKACYDLLMLGMFLGLKDREASSAKSRSRDEEES, from the coding sequence ATGTCATCCAACACGACTTCATGGTTGACGCGGCTTGCCGAGGAGAGTGGCTTCACCTCCATTCTTGGGTCCTGTCGCGACACCAAGGTGCTCTGCCTTCAGCGTTTCGTCCGGCTCTTCGCCTACGGGGCGTCTTTCCTCATTCTCGTTCACTTCCTCTCCAGTCTCGGGTTCTCCGATGAGCGAATCGGCCTGTTCATGACGCTTACGCTTCTCGGGGATGTCGTCATCAGCTTCTTGCTGACTGCAATCACCGACCAGGTCGGCCGGAGAAAGATCCTCGCAGCGGGCGCCATCTTGATGGTCATGAGCGGCCTGGTCTTCTCGTGGTCTGGCAACTACTGGgttctcgtcgccgccagTATCGTCGGTGTCATCAGTCCAAGCGGCAATGAGATCGGTCCGTTCCGCGCCGTGGAGGAGTCGATCCTCGCCCAGCTCACCGACCGAGAGAAGCGAAGCGACATCTTTGCCTGGTACACACTGTTCGGCACCGCGGGCGCAGCTCTGGGTACACTTACCTGTGGCTGGGTTGTCCAGGCTCTCGAGAACGCCAAATCTTGGACTCAGCACGAATCATATAGAGTCGTTTTCCTCATCTATGCGGGGCTCGGGCTCTTGAAGTTGATGCTCATCTTCAGCCTCACTTCTGGCGTTGAAGTAGCGGACAGTTCAGTTGTCCGGACAAGTGGAGAAAGACAacagctcctcgccgacgactcAGACGGCCAACAAGAGAACCGCCCTCGAAGCTCAACGGACGAAAGACGGCCAACGCCGACACTCCTCGAGCGGTTACGGGCCTTGGTGCCCTACATATCTCCGTTATCCCGCTCCATCTTGTTTCGACTGCTCCTTTTGTTCTGCATCGATTCTTTTGCCTCCGGCATGGCGTCCCCGTCGTGGCTCACCTATTTCTTCACCACGGTACACTCGCTCCAACCCGGATCGCTGGGCACGCTTTTCCTGGTGACGAATCTCCTCGCCACCATCTCGAACCTCGCCGCACTTCCTCTCGCACGCCGTCTCGGGCCGCTCAAGACCATGGTCTTCACTCATTTGCCTTCGGCTGTCTTCCTGTCGATGATACCACTGCCCTCGCCAGGTCCTGTAGGAACTTGGGCTGCTATGGGGTTTCTGTCCTTGAGAGCTTGCACGCAGAGTATGGACCAAGCACCGAGACAagccttcctcgccgcggcAGTCCTTCCAAGCGAGAGAACGGCCGTTCTAGGCGTGGTGAACATCATCAAAACGCTCGCGCAAGCAGGCGGTATTGGCTCTGCCGGTTTTCTCTCCGGGAAGCATCTCTGGGTGGTGGTACTTTCGGGGGCGGGAGTTCTGAAGGCGTGTTATGATCTTTTGATGCTCGGCATGTTCCTGGGGCTCAAGGATCGGGAAGCGAGCAGCGCAAAGTCCCGCTCACGAGATGAGGAAGAATCTTGA
- a CDS encoding Endothelin-converting enzyme 1, which produces MAPTAALDSASLLCITPACLSLAADILFNLAPNHTEFDPCTDFEKVACGGFQAKSAPTGGSAYASTFNSDSVRAVLKHILEEPYPSESGVGFISESLSDDQITIDKANFKLMTDAYDACMNYTAVEAAGLEPLIQLIDHIVEAFPSKSPNDLITKDDDLGKVLLIFAQHAIPTFEIILPRWDDTNPNRTIITVLPAGGSLLSFDEDDDTLAEYLAIQASVLQAIHPANLTAAEASDLALKITEFEENAGSLINDSKDSPTSPLKRFTLDEVISVAPELGHDFIIKNLSPPDYVPEVLNFAPEYFGNLSALLANTTADTLQGFFVWRAATAFSTIVEADVTEKLNDLKSTFQGEDPNMIGRRPRWRQCVSHIENGIDWIELSNGLGWILGRFFVDRAYTKEARELTTALLATIKTEFITRLADKDWLSAEVKETAEEKVHTITDKIGYPDKSPETTNPQDLANYYGDLRIGDSYFNNTVETAAWFTAKLWLWLDEPTDKAIWIFSPSIVNAFYFPEFNDIFIQAGIQQQPLYDVGYPSYINYGGMGTILGHELTHGFDNQGHNYAPDGSLTNWFDESSENAFSDRAECFAKQYSEFSVASPNGTRVYVNGNATLGENIADAGGLANSFAAWKRQQADGKTNDCDLPGLGGFTHEQLFFVKYAQSWCQISDSRALDVWLINNDPHSPGPARIKGPLDNSEDFRKAFNCPVKEPRCELW; this is translated from the exons ATGGCGCCAACTGCAGCACTCGATTCGGCCAGTCTTCTCTGCATCACACCAGCATGTCTTAGCCTTGCTGCAGATATCCTTTTTAATCTTGCCCCTAACCACACAGAATTCGACCCATGCACGGATTTCGAAAAAG TGGCATGCGGTGGCTTTCAGGCAAAGAGCGCACCAACAGGTGGCTCAGCCTATGCAAGCACGTTCAACAGTGATTCAGTTAGAGCCGTTTTGAAGCACATTTTGGAAGAGCCCTACCCCTCAGAATCCGGCGTGGGATTCATCTCGGAGTCTTTGTCTGATGATCAGATCACTATTGACAAGGCCAATTTCAAGCTCATGACTGATGCCTACGATGCCTGTATGAACTACACTGCTGTTGAAGCTGCTGGGTTGGAGCCTCTGATCCAGCTCATTGACCACATCGTGGAGGCTTTCCCATCGAAATCGCCAAATGACTTGATCACCAAAGATGACGACTTGGGGAAAGTACTGCTCATTTTCGCCCAACACGCCATTCCCACATTCGAGATCATCCTCCCCCGGTGGGATGATACAAACCCT AACAGGACTATTATCACGGTCCTGCCCGCGGGCGGATCGCTGCTCAGCTtcgatgaagatgatgacaCCCTGGCAGAATACTTGGCCATCCAGGCGTCGGTGCTACAAGCGATTCATCCAGCAAATCTCACGGCTGCCGAAGCAAGCGATCTTGCTTTGAAGATCACGGAGTTCGAAGAGAATGCAGGTAGTCTGATCAATGACAGCAAGGACAGTCCAACC TCTCCGCTGAAAAGGTTTACGTTGGATGAGGTGATCAGTGTGGCGCCCGAACTCGGTCACGATTTCATCATCAAGAACCTTTCTCCGCCCGACTATGTTCCCGAAGTATTGAATTTCGCCCCTGAGTACTTTGGCAACCTTTCTGCGTTGCTGGCAAACACTACTGCAGACACATTGCAGGGGTTCTTCGTCTGGAGGGCAGCAACGGCGTTTTccaccatcgtcgaggccgacgtcaCCGAGAAGCTCAACGACCTGAAGAGCACGTTCCAGGGCGAGGATCCGAACATGATCGGGCGTCGCCCGCGTTGGCGGCAGTGCGTGTCCCATATCGAGAACGGAATTGACTGGATTGAACTTTCCAACGGACTCGGGTGGATTCTCGGCCGCTTTTTCGTCGACAGGGCTTACACGAAAGAAGCCCGCGAGCTTACCACGGCTCTCTTGGCCACCATCAAGACCGAGTTCATCACTCGTCTAGCTGATAAGGATTGGCTATCAGCCGAAGTCAAGGAAACTGCCGAGGAGAAAGTTCATACCATTACAGACAAGATTGGCTATCCTGACAAATCCCCGGAAACCACCAACCCGCAAGATTTGGCCAATTATTATGGCGATCTTCGGATTGGCGACTCTTATTTCAACAACACAGTCGAAACCGCTGCCTGGTTTACTGCCAAATTGTGGTTGTGGCTCGACGAGCCTACCGATAAGGCAATATGGATCTTTAGCCCCTCGATAGTCAACGCTTTCTACTTCCCAGAATTCAACGACATCTTCATCCAAGCAGGAatccagcagcagcctctgTACGATGTTGGCTATCCATCATACATCAACTATGGCGGGATGGGAACGATACTTGGCCACGAACTGACCCACGGCTTTGACAACCAGGGCCATAACTACGCGCCTGATGGTTCCCTCACCAACTGGTTCGACGAGAGCAGCGAGAACGCTTTCAGTGATCGCGCCGAGTGCTTTGCGAAGCAGTACAGCGAGTTCTCTGTTGCGTCTCCGAACGGCACGCGCGTTTACGTCAATGGCAACGCCACGCTGGGGGAAAACATTGCCGACGCAGGCGGCTTGGCCAACTCCTTCGCAGCGTGGAAGCGCCAACAGGCCGACGGAAAAACCAACGACTGCGATCTCCCTGGCCTTGGCGGCTTCACGCACGAACAGCTCTTCTTCGTGAAGTATGCTCAGAGCTGGTGTCAAATCTCCGACTCCCGGGCCCTCGATGTCTGGCTCATCAACAATGACCCCCACTCGCCTGGCCCTGCACGTATCAAGGGTCCGCTAGACAACTCGGAAGATTTCAGGAAGGCCTTCAACTGCCCTGTGAAAGAGCCACGATGTGAGCTCTGGTGA
- a CDS encoding Chlorogenic acid esterase, whose product MKLSILWLLALATDVHSAASNSSHSGSLTVRTSTGTFTGLVDPAFPNTRQWRSIPFAAPPVGSRRWLPPQKLPPSNEHQYATKYPPSCPQFVTAVESLWNLPLTKGNLIYNGGQSDSSGLVGEATSEDCLYLAVWRPTSPPPKGGFPVLFFMTGGGFVIGGIDLPWQIPTSWVERSQSAIIVTINYRVNIFGFPNARGLADGEQNLGILDQRAALEWVRDNIAAFGGDPTRITHWGRSAGSISADIHAYAYHDDPIAQAYYLESGTVSLGIGEDPTHSNFSFVAQHVGCESPCGADGCKDDDDGGVAELDCMRRVSFAQISNFIGQYGDEGETPTLSFSPVPDDHIVFRNYEARAAEGQLARRPSLISFTANEFSSLVPWPKENLTEGPWQPPVTALDVASVCGIRNAVVSRNQLSTSEAPVYRFQYAGQFPNLNVYDWLGAYHNSETPLVFGTYGLLDHVAPTTEFQVEVSRAMQDHIMAFAEDPYQGPLKRFGWEPQVVSEAGGGSLLRFGAGGKAVQRIDGVEVDGVCEGLGEYDPFP is encoded by the coding sequence ATGAAGCTTTCCATCCTGTGGCTCCTCGCTTTGGCGACAGACGTCCACTCAGCAGCCAGCAATTCTTCGCACTCGGGCAGTCTTACTGTTCGAACCTCGACCGGCACTTTTACAGGGCTTGTCGATCCAGCGTTTCCTAATACCCGGCAATGGCGCTCCATTCCGTTCGCAGCACCTCCTGTTGGGTCGCGTCGCTGGCTGCCTCCTCAGAAGCTTCCGCCTTCGAACGAGCATCAATATGCGACCAAGTACCCGCCTTCTTGTCCCCAGTTCGTGACGGCTGTTGAATCCCTGTGGAACCTGCCCTTGACCAAAGGGAACCTGATCTACAACGGCGGCCAGAGCGACTCGTCGGGTCTGGTAGGCGAGGCAACGTCCGAAGACTGCCTTTACCTGGCGGTCTGGAGGCCTACGAGTCCGCCACCGAAAGGAGGATTTCcggtcctcttcttcatgaCAGGCGGCGGTTTCGTGATTGGGGGCATTGATCTTCCCTGGCAAATTCCAACGTCGTGGGTCGAGCGGTCGCAGTCagccatcatcgtcaccatcaacTACCGCGTCAACATCTTTGGCTTCCCCAACGCGCGTGGGTTGGCAGACGGCGAGCAGAACCTCGGCATTCTCGACCAGCGAGCGGCTCTCGAATGGGTTCGCGACAACATCGCAGCCTTTGGCGGCGACCCGACCCGCATCACGCACTGGGGCCGTTCCGCGGGCTCCATCAGCGCCGACATCCACGCCTATGCATACCACGACGATCCGATCGCCCAAGCCTACTATCTGGAGTCGGGAACCGTCTCCTTGGGTATCGGGGAGGATCCCACGCACTCCAACTTCAGCTTCGTAGCGCAACACGTCGGCTGCGAGTCTCCctgcggcgccgacggctgcaaggacgacgacgacggcggcgtagCCGAGCTCGACTGCATGCGCCGAGTATCATTTGCTCAGATTTCGAACTTCATCGGCCAgtacggcgacgagggcgagacgCCCACTCTATCCTTCAGCCCGGTCCCCGACGACCACATCGTCTTCCGCAACTACGAAGCCCGCGCCGCAGAAGGCCAGCTCGCGCGCCGCCCGTCCCTCATCTCCTTCACAGCGAACGAGTTCTCCTCGTTGGTCCCGTGGCCAAAAGAAAACCTGACCGAAGGCCCGTGGCAGCCGCCAGTCACGGCTCTGGACGTTGCATCCGTGTGCGGAATCCGCAACGCCGTCGTCAGTCGTAACCAGCTGAGCACGTCCGAAGCCCCCGTCTACCGCTTCCAATACGCAGGCCAATTTCCCAACCTGAACGTGTACGATTGGTTGGGCGCGTACCATAACAGCGAGACGCCTTTGGTGTTTGGGACGTATGGGTTGTTGGACCACGTGGCGCCCACGACGGAATTCCAGGTCGAGGTTAGCAGGGCGATGCAGGATCATATCATGGCCTTTGCGGAGGATCCGTACCAGGGGCCACTCAAGAGGTTCGGGTGGGAGCCGCAGGTTGTCagcgaggcgggcggcgggagTTTGCTTCGTTTTGGAGCAGGTGGCAAAGCGGTGCAAAGGATCGATGGGGTTGAGGTGGATGGTGTGTGTGAGGGGTTAGGTGAGTATGATCCGTTCCCGTAG
- a CDS encoding Chloroperoxidase has product MVNSLANHGYLPRTGLNISLADLIVGFTAAVNLDPAATTLVGQKALLTSTTGNNATFNLDDLNTHGVIEHDGSLSRNDIYFGDNHSFNRTIWESVASHFTEPTISIPTAAKARKARLQAAASVNPEFTLTADGAQFSFIETALYLSVFGNLDNGDANTEWVKVLFGILGLVGKVAVASA; this is encoded by the exons ATGGTCAACTCTCTCGCCAATCACGGCTACCTGCCTCGCACCGGGTTGAACATCTCTCTGGCAGATCTCATCGTTGGCTTTACTGCCGCTGTGAACTTGGATCCCGCCGCAACCACACTGGTTGGACAGAAGGCTCTCCTTACGTCCACCACCGGCAACAACGCCACCTTCAACCTGGACGACCTCAACACTCACGGAG TCATCGAACATGATGGCAGTTTGAGCCGCAACGATATTTATTTTGGCGACAACCATTCCTTCAACCGAACCATTTGGGAGTCCGTGGCATCTCACTTCACCGAGCCGACAATCTCAATCCCCACTGCAGCAAAGGCCAGAAAGGCCCGTCTTCAGGCTGCCGCCAGTGTCAATCCGGAGTTCACCCTGACGGCCGATGGTGCTCAGTTCAGCTTTATTGAGACTGCTCTTTACCTCTCTGTGTTTGGCAACTTGGATAACGGCGATGCCAACACTGAATGGGTCAAGGTTCTCTTTG GAATTCTTGGCTTGGTTGGCAAGGTTGCGGTAGCAAGTGCCTAA